The Proteiniborus ethanoligenes genome segment TTTTCTTCATTATATAATTCTGCTCTAGTCATGATTTTCCCCCTTTAACACTTCACTCTAACCACACCTGTAAGTAGTAATTGCATTAGACCTTTCTTTTGAAGTTTTAGTAGGTCTAACTCTTGGATCAATAGGTCTATTTCTTTGTCGGCTGTAGAAAGGATTTGGGCAATGGCTTTTTGTTCCTTGAGAGATGGCATCTTGAAAATCAAACTTTCTACATCAGCTGAACTGATGTTGGGTTGCGCTCCAGCAACTAGTCTTTTATTTAATTGATTTTGAAATTCTTTGTTTTCTACTATATGATAAAGATATTGATAATACAATTCTTCTCTTATCGCTATAAACTTACCTACACGCTGGTTCAAATATGCTATATTATAGTTCCTATATACTCCAGTTTTGCCAGTAGTTGCTCCAGACATAGCTATTAGCAAGTCGCCTCTTTTTACTAAAAACTTATCGTCGATTTCAATAGGATCGTAATATACTACATCTTTATTTAAATTAACAATCTTTTCTATGTTAGATATTCTTATTATAGGAACTCCATCTTCTTTATATGAACTACTTTCAAAGGCATATCCTCCTTGTAGTTCTATTACTTCCCCTAGCCTCGCTTCCTCCCATTCCTCATCAAACCCAGGCAATCTTACTTCTCCAGTTAAAAGCTTCTGCATTAATCCTTTTTTCTGTTC includes the following:
- a CDS encoding restriction endonuclease subunit S, whose amino-acid sequence is MNTEIKVRIEMINKGEVPEGYKKTKIGIIPEEWQVKRLIDVKDSQDRYAFTGGPFGSDLKTEHYTDDGVRILQLQNIGDGIFLDNYKIYTSNKKADELHSCNIYPEEILIAKMAEPLARACIVPSGQRRYLMASDGIRLKVDSNNYSTKYVMEYINSSHFRKEAIKRGTGTTRLRIGLGELSEIKLALPDKSEQQEIAQILSAWDKAIELKEKLIEEKKEQKKGLMQKLLTGEVRLPGFDEEWEEARLGEVIELQGGYAFESSSYKEDGVPIIRISNIEKIVNLNKDVVYYDPIEIDDKFLVKRGDLLIAMSGATTGKTGVYRNYNIAYLNQRVGKFIAIREELYYQYLYHIVENKEFQNQLNKRLVAGAQPNISSADVESLIFKMPSLKEQKAIAQILSTADKEIDLLIQELDLLKLQKKGLMQLLLTGVVRVKC